In one Halorubrum sp. CBA1229 genomic region, the following are encoded:
- a CDS encoding PGF-CTERM sorting domain-containing protein — protein MDTRTALLAAAAAVLVVSAVGVVAAPDALDDPREEPERPGRVDVAGMVVSPGEVRGETAELRLGLDLRHRGSAVENVTVRHRAIGADSGLLVDETTVDVGTVDGGGERTIDGAVDVERSGGYRIETVVFVDGERRESRTTRVGGVAALTPDYADSRVGFTDGNVWPTVAVSVSEADNRTATLSVSVSVTNRGDTASEPLDLRLLMRQAESNVIADEARETVGSVRPGRTDTVTTTVEVPAEYNYYVDAALWSDDVLIDETQGVANLNPRETISADESVEEVEFSVEDFAGGDGAGGSGDDAADGERPPGDGSTADGTPGFGPVVALAALLAAALYARRRP, from the coding sequence ATGGACACGCGAACTGCCCTCCTGGCGGCCGCGGCCGCGGTGCTCGTCGTGAGCGCGGTCGGGGTCGTCGCCGCGCCGGACGCGCTCGACGACCCCCGCGAGGAGCCCGAACGCCCCGGCCGCGTCGACGTCGCCGGCATGGTCGTCTCGCCGGGCGAGGTGCGCGGCGAGACCGCGGAGCTCCGGCTCGGCCTCGACCTCCGACACCGCGGCTCGGCCGTCGAGAACGTCACCGTGCGCCACCGCGCGATCGGCGCCGACTCGGGCCTGCTCGTCGACGAGACGACGGTCGACGTCGGCACCGTCGACGGCGGCGGCGAGCGGACGATCGACGGCGCCGTCGACGTGGAGCGCTCGGGCGGCTACCGGATCGAGACCGTCGTCTTCGTCGACGGCGAGCGCCGAGAGAGCCGGACGACCCGCGTCGGCGGCGTGGCCGCGCTCACGCCCGACTACGCCGACTCGCGGGTGGGATTCACGGACGGGAACGTCTGGCCGACCGTCGCGGTCAGCGTGAGCGAAGCGGACAACCGGACCGCGACGCTGTCGGTCTCCGTCTCCGTGACCAACCGCGGTGACACGGCGTCCGAGCCCCTCGACCTCCGACTGCTGATGCGGCAGGCCGAGTCCAACGTGATCGCCGACGAGGCCCGCGAGACCGTCGGGTCGGTCCGCCCCGGGCGGACGGACACGGTGACGACGACCGTCGAGGTGCCCGCCGAGTACAACTACTACGTCGACGCGGCGCTGTGGAGCGACGACGTCCTCATCGACGAGACGCAGGGCGTCGCCAACCTGAACCCGCGGGAGACGATCTCGGCCGACGAGAGCGTCGAGGAGGTGGAGTTCTCCGTCGAGGACTTCGCGGGCGGCGACGGCGCGGGCGGCTCAGGCGACGACGCGGCCGACGGCGAGCGGCCCCCCGGCGACGGCAGCACCGCCGACGGCACGCCCGGGTTCGGGCCGGTCGTCGCGCTCGCCGCGCTCCTCGCCGCGGCGCTGTACGCCCGGAGGCGACCATGA
- a CDS encoding inositol monophosphatase, with protein sequence MTDVDERAAVAERAARAGGRVAHDRFRSDIAVETKGEIDVVTAADRAAQRTVIESIRERFPDDVIVGEEEDERKTVPEDGAAWVIDPIDGTHNYVRDIRVWGTAVAAVVDGEPVAAATVCPALCDVYTADADGAYRNGDRIAVNDVADPHRAAVDPTLWWDLDARDEYAAACEAIVRRFADMRRFGAAQVTLPTVAAGGLEGTISNLRANPWDSVGGVFMIRQAGGRVTDLEGNRWRHDSTGLVASNGALHDEVLAAAREIEELD encoded by the coding sequence ATGACCGACGTAGACGAGCGCGCGGCCGTCGCGGAGCGCGCGGCGCGAGCGGGCGGCCGCGTGGCGCACGACCGCTTCCGAAGCGACATCGCCGTCGAGACCAAGGGGGAGATCGACGTGGTGACGGCGGCCGACCGGGCCGCCCAGCGCACCGTGATCGAGTCGATTCGGGAGCGGTTCCCGGACGACGTGATCGTCGGGGAGGAGGAAGACGAGCGCAAGACCGTCCCCGAGGACGGCGCGGCGTGGGTGATCGACCCCATCGACGGCACGCATAACTACGTCCGGGACATCCGCGTGTGGGGCACCGCGGTCGCGGCCGTCGTCGACGGCGAGCCGGTCGCGGCCGCCACCGTCTGTCCCGCGCTCTGCGACGTGTACACCGCCGACGCCGACGGCGCGTACCGGAACGGCGACCGGATCGCGGTCAACGACGTCGCCGACCCGCACCGGGCCGCCGTCGACCCGACGCTGTGGTGGGATCTCGACGCCCGCGACGAGTACGCCGCCGCCTGCGAGGCGATCGTCCGGCGGTTCGCCGACATGCGCCGATTCGGCGCCGCGCAGGTCACGCTCCCGACCGTCGCGGCCGGCGGGCTGGAGGGCACGATCTCGAACCTCCGGGCGAACCCGTGGGACTCCGTCGGCGGCGTGTTCATGATCCGACAGGCCGGCGGGCGCGTCACCGACCTGGAGGGGAACCGCTGGCGACACGACTCGACCGGGCTCGTCGCCTCGAACGGCGCCCTTCACGACGAGGTGCTCGCCGCCGCGCGCGAGATCGAGGAGTTGGACTGA
- a CDS encoding DUF5817 domain-containing protein produces MYAVVGCNECAAMWLLSDPRTSDSATCPRCGKTHRTAKLKRFFESEDREAAREARAALLAKKRDESAAFAEVDHVSELERAVEDAGIDDREYLEAGGVDADAVDEAGARAEGGGSASRTRTEIVRDAVDAADEPTERNVVARASEHGVPADAAREILTKLTRRGELSESRGRYRVL; encoded by the coding sequence ATGTACGCGGTCGTCGGCTGCAACGAGTGCGCGGCCATGTGGCTCCTCTCGGACCCCCGGACCAGCGACAGCGCGACCTGCCCGCGCTGCGGGAAGACGCATCGGACGGCGAAGCTCAAGCGGTTCTTCGAGTCGGAGGACCGCGAGGCGGCCCGGGAGGCCCGCGCGGCGCTGCTCGCGAAGAAGCGGGACGAGAGCGCCGCGTTCGCCGAGGTGGACCACGTCTCGGAGCTCGAACGCGCCGTCGAGGACGCCGGGATCGACGACCGCGAGTACCTCGAGGCCGGCGGGGTCGACGCCGACGCCGTCGACGAGGCCGGCGCCCGCGCGGAGGGCGGCGGGTCGGCCTCGCGCACCCGGACCGAGATCGTCCGCGACGCGGTCGACGCCGCCGACGAGCCGACCGAGCGGAACGTCGTCGCCCGCGCGAGCGAGCACGGCGTCCCGGCCGACGCGGCCCGCGAGATCCTGACGAAGCTCACGCGGCGGGGCGAGCTCTCCGAGTCGCGGGGGCGGTACAGGGTGCTCTGA